A region from the Triticum aestivum cultivar Chinese Spring chromosome 3D, IWGSC CS RefSeq v2.1, whole genome shotgun sequence genome encodes:
- the LOC123078126 gene encoding peroxiredoxin-2F, mitochondrial isoform X1 gives MASALARRAGGSPAAALWAAARGFASVGSDIVSAAPGVSLQKARSWDEGVATKFSTTPLKDIFHGKKVVIFGLPGAYTGVCSQSHVPSYKNNIDKLKAKGIDSVICVAVNDPYVLNGWAEKLQAKDAIEFYGDLDGSFHKSLDLEIDLSAALLGRRSHRWSAFVDDGKIKAFNVEKAPSDFKVSGAEVILDQI, from the exons ATGGCTTCAGCACTGGCGAGGAGGGCGGGAGGTTCCCCTGCGGCGGCGCTGTGGGCCGCGGCCAGGGGGTTCGCGTCGGTGGGCTCCGACATCGTCTCCGCGGCGCCCGGCGTGTCGCTGCAGAAGGCGCGGTCCTGGGACGAGGGAGTCGCCACCAAGTTCTCCACCACCCCTCTCAAGGACATCTTCCAT GGGAAGAAAGTCGTCATCTTCGGGTTGCCG GGCGCATACACAGGAGTATGTTCGCAGTCACATGTCCCTAGTTACAAGAACAACATTGATAAGTTGAAAGCAAAAGGGATCGACTCTGTTATCTGTGTAGCTGTAAATGATCCCTATGTGCTGAATGGATGGGCAGAAAAAttacaggcaaaagatgca ATTGAGTTTTATGGCGACCTTGACGGGAGCTTCCACAAAAGCTTGGATCTGGAAATAGATCTCTCTGCTGCTTTGCTTGGCCGCCGCTCCCACAG GTGGTCAGCCTTTGTCGACGATGGGAAGATCAAGGCTTTCAACGTTGAGAAAGCCCCTTCCGACTTCAAGGTTTCTGGTGCTGAGGTTATCTTGGATCAAATCTGA
- the LOC123078126 gene encoding peroxiredoxin-2F, mitochondrial isoform X2, translating to MASALARRAGGSPAAALWAAARGFASVGSDIVSAAPGVSLQKARSWDEGVATKFSTTPLKDIFHGAYTGVCSQSHVPSYKNNIDKLKAKGIDSVICVAVNDPYVLNGWAEKLQAKDAIEFYGDLDGSFHKSLDLEIDLSAALLGRRSHRWSAFVDDGKIKAFNVEKAPSDFKVSGAEVILDQI from the exons ATGGCTTCAGCACTGGCGAGGAGGGCGGGAGGTTCCCCTGCGGCGGCGCTGTGGGCCGCGGCCAGGGGGTTCGCGTCGGTGGGCTCCGACATCGTCTCCGCGGCGCCCGGCGTGTCGCTGCAGAAGGCGCGGTCCTGGGACGAGGGAGTCGCCACCAAGTTCTCCACCACCCCTCTCAAGGACATCTTCCAT GGCGCATACACAGGAGTATGTTCGCAGTCACATGTCCCTAGTTACAAGAACAACATTGATAAGTTGAAAGCAAAAGGGATCGACTCTGTTATCTGTGTAGCTGTAAATGATCCCTATGTGCTGAATGGATGGGCAGAAAAAttacaggcaaaagatgca ATTGAGTTTTATGGCGACCTTGACGGGAGCTTCCACAAAAGCTTGGATCTGGAAATAGATCTCTCTGCTGCTTTGCTTGGCCGCCGCTCCCACAG GTGGTCAGCCTTTGTCGACGATGGGAAGATCAAGGCTTTCAACGTTGAGAAAGCCCCTTCCGACTTCAAGGTTTCTGGTGCTGAGGTTATCTTGGATCAAATCTGA